The Pseudomonadota bacterium nucleotide sequence GTGCTGGCCGCACGCGCAGTCTGGAAGTCGACAGAGGTCAGTCCGGCGGCCGTCATGACCGCCCCTAGCGGTTGAAGCAGCGCCTCCTCCGCCAGCACCACGCAGGTGACATTGCGCGCCAATACGAGCGCGCGCACGATAGCGGCGGCTCCGGACGGCCCGTCGTTCTCACCGACCTCCGGCGTAATCCACGCACGTGATACAGACCCGGTGGTGATGACGACGGTACCGCCTTGCGGCACGGCAAGCAGACGATCGGCAGCAGCGCCGACGAGCGACCCGCCCTCAAGCGCACGCGAGGCTTCATAGAGATACTCGACACCCCGGTTGCCGATATCGAGATTGGCGAGACGGTCAAGACGGTCGTCGAGGCGCGCCAGTTCATCTTGGGATGTTGTCATGCGTCGTCCCCAAACATCAGCCTTGCGAACCATCCGGGATCGCCGATCTTTTCCGCGACGACATCGATGGCGCTGCTTACCGCATCGCCCAACACGGCGGCGCCACCGACGCGTGCGACCGCGCCGGGCGTCGGCTTCAGCCTGAGCGATACGCGCCCGCCCGGCTGGCCGTGCGAGTTGGTGGTCAGGACACCGTGGTCACGCAACAGCAACATGCCCAGGGCCGCCGTCATCTCCGCCGGTACAATGGCGGTGCGCTCGATATCGGCACGCGCCATCACGATCGCATGGACATCCTCTTCATCGATCATGGGTCCAAGGTCCGACCGTTGCACGACATCCTCTCCGAACATGCCGGCCAAGACGTCGGCAATGGCGCGGCCGTCGCGCGCCTCGTCCAGCAGCATCGTGGGGTCGAAGGACTCGAGCGAACGCATGGCGCCTGCGGCGACTGGTGCGCGGGCTTCCATGCCAAGCTCTGCCGCCTGCGCAACGACCGGTATCAGGGCGTCCGTCGATCCAGCCATGACACCGGCCCGCGGTCCGGCGAGCCCGGCCTTGTCCGCGTTGGTGATGGAGAGATCGGCGCCCAGGGAAAGACCAGGCGCCCCGTCATGCAGTACCGGGCGCAGCCTTGCGCCGTAGGCTTCATCCAGCAAGGTGACGGCGCCACCCTCGTTGGCTGCCGCCACCGCAGACTCGCTACGCGCATCGTCAAGTCGGTTCAGCGCGCTCGTTACCGTGGTCACGACGACAAGGCCCGGCCGATGTTTATCAATGGCATCGGCACAATCCGACGATCCCTCGACCTCCACCAACGGCACCCCGGCCAGGCGGCAACCGCGCATGACCGAGGCATGTGAACGATCACCGTCCGGCACGACCGATACAACAGGCCGCTTATCTGAAAGCGCCAAGACGGAGGCCACAAGACCGGCACTGGTCCGATTGAAGACGGCAGCATCATCGTCACCACCACCGCCAAGATGCGCGACTGCCACGTCGCGCAGCCGGTCCTTGAAGAGACCAGGGCCGATCCACTCTTCGCACAGCACCGAGACGTCATCACCAACCAGCGGGAATGCGCGGGAGTTACCGGTGAAGATGCCGATACTGTCGGCGCCTTGATCCATTACCCGCGCGCCGGCGAGCGACTGTCCATGGCGCAGTCGCCTGACCTCATCGGCGCTGGATCGGATCAGCGCGCCTCGCGCGTAACCGACGCTCGGATCAATCCGGTTGCCGAAGCGGTCTGCGGTCATCAGGGATCGACCGCGATGGTCACGCACTTGCGGAAGGTGTAGGCCTCCAGCGCGCCTTCGATTGAGTACTCGCTTCCGATACCGGATTGTTTGGTACCGCCATAGGACATGCCAGGGATTTGACCGCCCCCCTGGTTGACCTGCACCCATCCGGCGTCGATGGCGCGGCTCATGCGGATGATCGTCGCGGCATCGCGGGTGAAGATAAACGCGGCGAGACCGTAGTGGGTGTCGTTCGCCATGGCGACCACCTCGGCTTCGTCATCCCAGGGGATGGCGACCAGGACCGGGCCGAATACCTCCTCGCGAGCGATGCGCCAAGTGTTGTCGAGCCCCGTGATCACGGTCGGGATCGGCTGGTAACCCGGCGGATCGTCTGGCGGCGTTGCGCCGGTCAGAAAGGCCGCACCACTGGCCTCGGCTTCAGCAACATAGGCGCGAATGGCGCCATAACGTTCGCCGTTGATGACCGCGCCGATGTCCGCGTCGGGGTCAAGCGCATCGCCGACCTTCATCGCCGCCGCCGCTTCAGCGACCCGGGGCATGATCGTATCCCAGACCGACCTGTGCACGAACAGGCGCGACCCCGCCGTGCACGATTGACCCTGCCGGGCGAAGCGCATCGCGTTGATGATGCCTGAGACGGTCTGGTCGAGGTGCGGTTCCTCCGCCGCGTCGGGGAATACAATGCACGGGCTCTTGCCGCCCAGTTCCAGCGTGACATTGGCGATGCGGTCAGCGGCGGCGTGAGCGATAAGCTTGCCGACTTCCGAGGACCCGGTAAACGAGACCTTGGCAACGCCGGGATGACGCGCCAGCGCCGCGCCGGCTTCTTCACCCAGACCGGTCACCACATTGAAGACCCCGGGCGGAAAGATATCGGCGGCCATCTCGACCAGACGCAGGACCGCGAGCGGCGCGTCTTCGGCCGGTTTCAAGACCAACGTGTTACCGGTGGCAAGCGCCATCGAAATCTTGACTGCGCCCAGTTGCAGCGGCGAGTTCCAGGGTATGATCGAGCCGACCACACCGTGAGGTTCGCGCGTCGAATAGCTGAAGATGCCTGGCCCCAGCGGCAGCGTCTCGCCCTTCTGCTCGACACTGACGCCGCCGTAGTACTTCAACACGCCGGCCGCGCCCATCACCTCACCGCGCGACTGGGTCTTGATGGCATTGCCGGTCTCGGCCGCCAGAAGTCGCGCCACCTCCTCCGCATCGGCGATCAAGCGCTCGCCGAGTTCGGTCAACATGCGGCCGCGCTCGCTTGCCGCCAGCGCCCGCCATGCAGGGAAGGCCGCGGTCGCCGCGTCGACGGCAAGATCGACCTCGCGCGCCGTGCCGCGACCGATTTTCGCCAAGGGCGCGCGGCGCGAGGGATTCTCGACCGTCAGCGTGTCGCCGCTCTCGGGCCAGTGCCAGCGGCCGTCGATGAAACAGGCGGCAACACCGTCCGCCGGCAATCGGGCTTCCAGCAAGGTCGCGGCTGATGTGATGTCAGCGATGTTCTCCGCCATTTAGCTCTCCGGACGCAAGGTTCGATAGTATGCCGAGAAGTCGAGGTCGCCGTCATCGCCTGCCGCGAAGTCCGTGAACCGTTGCGCCGCTTCCGCGCCGAACGGCGTCTCCTGGCCAACGGCCTTGGCCGCCGTCTGAGCCAGGCGCAGATCCTTTGCCATCAGTCGTGCGGCGAATCCCGGTTGATAGTCGTTGCTGGATGGCACATTGGCCGCGACGCCAGGGATCGGGCAGCGGTTCTCCAGGGTCCAGCTCTGTGCCGCCGCGCCCTTGCACAGGGCATGAAACTGCTTGGCGTCGAGTCCCAGAGCTTGGCTCAAGGCATAACCCTCACAGACCGCCATGGCCGTGATGCCGCAGATCATGTTGTGACAGGCCTTGGCCGCCTGTCCCGCGCCGCTGGCGCCAAAGTGCTGGAGCTTGGTACCCATCTCTTCCAACAGCGGACGGGCGCGGGCCACCGCACCATCATCGCCGCCAATCATGAAGCTCAGCTGTCCGATCCCGGCTGCCGCATGGCCGCCGGAAACCGGCGCGTCGATCATCGCCAGCCCTTTGGCCGCTGCCTCGGTGGCTAACGATCGGGTTGTTTCAACATCGATCGTCGAACAATCGATCAACACCATGTCGGGCGTCGCTAGAGGAAAGACGGTGCTTTCATAGACATCAAGGACATGAGCACCTTCCGGCAGCATCGTGATCACCGCCTCGCATCCATCAAACGATAACGCCTCCGGCGCCGTGGCACGTCCACCGGCAGCCACCAAGGCGTCGCGGGACGGCCCGGCGATATCGCAGCCAAGAACATCAAGACCCCTGGCGACGAGGTTCTTCGACATGGGAAGGCCCATGACGCCGAGTCCAATAAACGCAACAGCCTTCATGACGAATGTTCCGTATCTAGATTCTTGAAGAGACCAATCTCCTTATCGTCGCTTGCGATCGCAGCCTCAACGAGACCCGATCTCATATGCCGCAGCGTCTCGATCTGAGCCGGAGAGTCGGCCAGGTTGTTCATTTCGTAGGGATCGGTTTCGAGGTTGTATAGCTCCTGAAAACCATCCTGCTGGGCGACGAGTTTCCAGTGGTCCTCATAGAATGCCCTCTGCACGACGCGCTCATGGAGCCCATAGTGCTCCGTCAACAGACCTTGGCGCCTGGATGTTGTATCCCCGTTGGCGATTCCGACCAGGCTTTGACCATCCATATCGGCCCCGCAACTCAGCCCGCAGAACTCCAGAATTGTCGGAGCAATATCCATATTCGACACGAGCGTATCGCACACATCTCCCGGCTCAAACCCGAGCCCGCGGATCAACAGTGGCACGCGCATGGTTTCTTCAACCATAAGACCGCCCTTGTTGGCGACGCCACCGTTTGATGCCACCGCATCACCGTGATCGGCCGTGAAGATGACGATCGTATCGTCGGCCACGCCACTTTCGTCGAGGGCCTCAAGAACGGTTGCCAGCGCGGCCTCAACCAACGCAGCGTGCGCGAGGGCCGCGGCGCCCATGCACCGCCAACCCTCGCGATGCAAACGCAACATGTTCTGCCAGTAATCGCGATAGGACCGGTGATGCGCGGGACGTCGCTCAAGGCACATCGTCACGTTGAGCGGCAGGTCCGCTTGGCCATCGATCTGATCGATCGCCGCACAGTAAGGAGGTGCCAGAAGGTAAGGCGGATGCGGACCCCAAGGGTCGACCCGCAAAAAGAAGGGTTCGTCACCGATTGCGCGAATCCAATCCGATGCCAAGCTCGCAACAAAATAGGCTTCGTGTGCTTCGGCGGGGCCATCGAGACGAGAAACGCCGGCTTCAAAATCGAACCAGTCGTCCATCTCGACCAAGGCGATCTTGGAACCAATCTGGCGCCCGGACTCGCCCGGCATCTCAACCCTAGCTACGGGTGTCGTGATCCCGGCGCGGTCCAGGTAGTCCCGGTAAGCCGGCGAGCTATAGGGATATCCATAGCCTGGAAGGGAAAAGCCCTCGAAACCATACGCTTGCGCCGAGCGCTGCTGATCAAGATGCCACTTGCCGAACCAAGCGCACCGGTATCCGGCTTCTGTCAGTGGATGGTGAACCAGCCAGGCATCTCGGTCCAGTTCGGCGCGGCCGCCAAAGCGCCCATCGTTTTCGGTCAGGCCGTGGCGGTGTGGGTAAACACCGGTCAGCATGGGAGCGCGAGCCGGACTGCAAACCGGCAACACCGTGCGCGCCTGCACAAAACGTGTTCCCTCTCGCGCCATCCTGGATTGCACGGCAAATGACATAGCTGTGCGGCCGCGATTACCGTGCGGCTGATGATCGCTCACCATCCACACAACGTTCGGTCGGATCGGCAAGGCTCTTCTACGCTTAGGAGGAGGACGCTAAACGGATCCAGATACGTCGACCGGCCCACCGCGAATGGCCGTTGGCTATCGCCGACACATCATCGGAATGACCCCGCGTGGTCACAACGTCCCTCATGACTTCATCGCAATCGCGCCATCGTCAATGACGTCTGATCTTGGAGCCTGTGGCATGCACGGCGTCAACTGAGAATTGCGATCCAGGTCTTGAGACAGATTCAGTTATGCGTAGCGGTCGCCCGTATCCCGTAACCTGCATGATGGAACGACAGTAATCTGGAACGTGGTCTTTCGCTTGGTTGGGCGGCGTTTTCTATGGTTGCCATCAGTCTCACAACCGCAGCAAGACTTTCACTGACAGAACGCTCGAACCCAGCATCTGACGATGCCCGAGAGCGCGTTTCATCAGCCCTCACCAAGCGGATCTTCTGTGTGCAGCGAGAGACAACGCTCCTGCCGTCAATCGAAACGCAAAACCGCTATTTGCAAGCAAAACTCAATGGCATTCACGCGAAGCTGGTATACTTGGAAATCATGAAGGTAACGCATTGTATGGGCAGATCGGGTCACCGTGCCAACTCGCATTGACATAACAGACAGGGTGCTGGCGAAGGGGTGCGAACCATGACGGGAGAATCAAGTCTCTGGCGGCACACCGTCGGATCGCCTTCTCCTGTGCCCAGCCTATCAAGCGACATCGCCGCCGATGTCGTCGTAGTTGGAGGCGGTTTCACTGGCTGTTCGGCGGCCCTTCATCTGGCTGACGCGGGCGCCAACGTATGTGTCCTTGAAGCGCGGACCGTCGGCTACGGCGGGTCCGGACGGAATGTTGGTTTGGTCAACGCGGGGCTTTGGCTGCCGCCTGACTCCGTTGAAGAGCAACTTGGCAAGGAAATCGGCTCACGTCTAAACAACGCACTCGCCGGCGCCCCGGCGGAGGTGTTCGCCCTGATAGAGCGCTTCGGCATCAGCTGCGAAGCGACGCGTCACGGCACCCTTCACTGCGCCCACAGCAGGCGCGGCCTGGCGGATCTGCAACGGCGCCATGAGCAGCAGCGCGCCCGCCAGGCGCCCGTCGACCTGCTTGACGCCGACGAGACGGCGAGCCGGACGGGAACCACACGGTTTCATGGGGCGCTGTTGGATCGCCGCGCCGGCACGATCCAACCGCTCGGTTATGTCAAAGGCTTGGCCCGTGCGGCAACGGCCGCGGGCGCGCGCCTGTTCGAAGGTTCACCCGTGACACACGTCCATCACGATGGGGCCAATTGGATTGCGCAGACAGCTGGCGGCCGGGTCACGGCAAAGCATCTCATTCAAGCGACCAACGCCTACGACACCCGGAACGGCCAGCCCGCGACCTATACACCCGTCCACTACTTTCAGTGCGCAACCGCGCCGCTTGGCGGCGAGCAAGGCCGACATGTTTTGCCGGGCGGCGAAGGTTGCTGGGACACCGACACCGTCATGTCGTCCTTCCGCCGGGATACCGCGGGACGCCTCATCATTGGCGCGGTTGGCAATCTCGATAGCTTCGGCGGAGAAGTCCACAAGGATTGGGCGCGCCGCAAGCTAAGGGAACTCTATCCTGAGTTATCGCATATGGACTTTGAGCATGCGTGGTACGGACGCATCGCGATGACCGCCGACCATCTGCCGCGCGTCTCGCGCCTTGGACCCAACGCCGTGGGCATCTATGGCTACAGTGGCCGCGGCATTGGTCCCGGCACAGTGTTTGGCAAGGCAGCGGCAACCTGGGTCTCATCGGGAGACGAGAGCGCCTTTCCGTTACCGATCAAAGACCTCCACCATGAGCGTTTCTCAACCGTGAAAGCGCTCTACTACGAGAGCGGCGCGACTCTCGTTCATCTTGCCAAGGCCCGGGCTGCTGGCCGCGCCTCAACGCCGACGGGTGATCGATGACCTGCCGCCAGCGGCTTCAGGGCTTGCAGAAGACGTCCAGACCGCCAGTGATTTCCTGATCGCCGTAGCCGCGCTTCACGGCCTCACCGAACACCTCTGCGATCATCGCGGGAAACGCATGGGAGATACCGCTGGCCCGCGCCGTTTCCAACAGGTGCTGCATGGCGGCAAGGTGCACATCGAGTGCCGCCTGGCTGCCGTGGAAGTCGCCGCGGTCGACGAGTTGCTTGCTGTACGCTGCCTCGGCATCAATCTCGACCAGCCAGGACGGCACCGAACCGAAGACGGCGTCGTCGGGCAAGCCTTCCGCCCGGGTGAAGGCAAGTCCCTGAAACAGACCAGACATCGAGCCGTAGAGATAGGACAACCAGGCGAGATCGGCGGCGGCGGCGAAACCGTCATCGGCGCCAAGCCAGGCGGAGCGACCGCCATAGGCTTCGAGCACTTTGGCACTTCGCTCATAGACCGCCTTGTCGCCGGAGTAGGCGAACCGCGACATGGCGTCGCCGACGCGCGCCGGATAGGTGAAGATCTTGCCGTCAAGATAATCGGCACCAAGAGCACGGACCGTCTTGCCGAAGGCGCGCGCCTCCTCGGGCGTGCCGCTGCACAGTTGGACGACTGTCTTGCCCGCCATATCGCCTTCGATGCCCGACGACCGCAACACACCTTCGGTCGTCTCATAGTCCAGGAGGACCCAGACCAGAAGATCCGCCTTGGCGACCAGATCGCCCAGGGAGTCGGCGACCATGGCGCGGCCCTCAAACGCCTGGGCGCGTTCGGACGTTCGGTTCCAGACCGCTAGATCGTGACCGGCGCGGATCGATGCTTCGGCAATGGCCGCGCCCATGTTGCCGAGACCAATGATACCGACGGACATCGTCTCCTCCCCCGTGTGTTAATTTGAAGGGTGAGGCCGGCTGCGGGTCGAGCCGGCCCCTCCGTTACATCGTGGCTTGATCGATCCAGGACTTAACCCGGTCCGGATTGTTGTCAATCCATTCCTGGACCACCTCCATCAGATCACGGCCCTTGTCGTCGATCTCCGACATCATCATGGCCTGTTCGTCATTGCTGATCTGATAAACCTCGATCGCGCGCCAAGCGCCTGGGTGGGTGTCCTCCAGGCTCTTGTTGACGACCTTGTAGATCTCGACGCCGGACCAGTCGCAGTCGTAGGTCGCATCGGCGTTGAGCCCGAGCGAGGCGTCGTCGTGACAGCCGTCGTAGTAGTCGGGCAGATAGACCCGTTCCAGATCGATCTGGGCATGAACCCAGTGGGGTTCCCAGAACATGACCAGAAGCGGCGCCTCGCGCTCCACAGCGCTCTTGATCTCAGCGATGATGGCGCCCTCGCTGCCCGCGGGAATGGACTGATAGTCCAGGCCCAGCGCCTCGATACGCCGGGCATTGGTGTCGCCCCAGTCGGCCGGATAGTCGACCAGACGGCCACTCGGCAAGGTGTCAGGCGTCGAGAACAGGTCGGTGCAATCGTTCAGCGCCTCCCAGGACGGCAGGCCCGGACACTGCTCAACAACGTAGGCCGGCACCCACCAACCCTCCTGCGGCTTCAGTCCGGACTCGCCGAGAATCTGAACGTTGCCCTAATCCATGGCGTCGTCGAACGCTTCGCCGATATTGGAGCTCCAGATTTCCATGGTGGCGTCGATGTCGCCGTTGGCCAGCGCGGTTAGTTGCGGATAGTAGCCGGCGGTCACGTATTCGACGTTGTAGCCCATGCCCTTCAGCACCTCGCCGATTACGGTCGTGTTGACGTGCTGGCCCGTCCACTCGTTCATTGCCAGACGGATGGGGTCGTCGGTTTCCGGAACGGACTGTGCGTTGGCCGATGCGGCGACGCCAAGGAACAGAGCGCCGGCAATCACGGTGCGCGCGATACTTAGACGAATGGTCATGGTCTTCCTCCCTTTCTTAACTGTTCTGGGATTTGCCGGAGATCTATGCGTCCCCGGCTTGATGGTCAGCCCTGCAACGTCTCGGCCATGGCAGCGGAGATCTGGAGGTCCGCGGAGACCGGTCCGCCCGATACGCCGACCGCGCCGACGCATACGCCGTCGCGCATGATCGGAATGCCACCGCCGAACAACACATACGGTCGCGTGTTGCCTGTCACCTCAACGCCGTAGGTGTCGCCGCCCGGCTGGGCGTCTTCATAGAGCTCCTCCGTCCGGCACTGAAAGGCCGCTGACGTATAGGCCTTGTTGATCGCGATATCGCCGACGCCGAACGGCGCGCCGTCGGACCTTGCGAAGGCGATTAGGTTTCCGCCGGCATCAACGATGGAGACGCTGGACGGTTCGCCGAGCTCGGCCGCCTTTTCAAGGCCGGCCTTCAGCGCCACCAACGCCATGCTTTCCGTAATTCCGCTCAACTCTCTCTCCCGCTGCTGCCTACCCGTCGCCGGTAAAGCGCCCACGCGTCGCGATGCCTTGACACGAACGCCGATTTTAATGGTATATTTTGTAGACCTTAATACAGTGCCGCAGATGATGTCAACGGTCCCGCGCTATGGCACGGCGGAGGGGAGGAGAGTGTTTTGAACGACGTAGCAAAGGCGATCGCCGGGTCGGTGTCCGCGATCATACCGGATCGTTTCCGCGACAAAGTCGCCATTGTGACCGGAGGTGCCAGCGGCATGGGCCGCGCACAGGCCGTTCGCCTGGCCGCGGAGGGCGCTTCGGTGGCAATCCTCGACATCAACGATGAAGGCGGCAGAAGGACCGTCGATGACATCAACGCCGCAGGCGGAAAGGCGGCGTATGAGAGAACCGACGTGACCAGCGCCGATCAGATCGAAGCTGGCCTGGCACACGTGCGCGAGCGATACGGCCCCGCCAATCTGCTGTTCAACAACGCAGGCACGCTGGTGGTCAGCGGTTACACGGATACGACCGAGGAAGAGTTCGACCGCGTCATGGACACGAACGTGCGCTCGACGTTCATGGTTACAAAGCGGGTCATTCCGCAACTGATCGAACAGAGCGGTGGGTCGATCGTGATCATGTCGTCGGTGTCGGCGGTGCGCGGCTTTCCGCTGGAGGCCATCTACGGTGTGTCCAAAGCGGCCGTGCAGGCGCTCATGATGAACATCGCCGTCGAGTATCGCGAACAGGGCATTCGCTGTAACGCCGTCTGTCCGGCCTTCGTGAACACGCCGCACGGAATGCGTGAGATTGACGCCTTCAAGGCACTGGGAATCGATTGGAGCGATGACGATATCAGGGCCGCTCAGCTGCGCATCTGTGAACCGGAGGATGTTTCAAACGTCGCGCTGTTCCTGGCCTCCGACGACGCGGGGTCGCTGAATGGCGTGGCCATCAACGTCGACAACGGCTGGATGGCCAAAGCCTGAACGACGGCGGCGTCAGGTGGCCGACGCCGACTTCGTCTGTTTCTTAGCTCTAGCACTCGTCTTGGCCGCGCTTGGCGGCGCCATGCCTTCTTGCATCATCGCCGCCATACCGTCGGTCAAGGCTGCCGACAGAGATGACGCCAGCGGTGGGTCCTGGCGATTGATCGCGTCGGCGAGCGCCGCGCAGAGATCGCAGATCTTGCGGTGGTTTCGGGCGAACTGCTGGTGCGAGATCGGATGGAACAATCCTTCAATGGCCGAATCGATCGCCTCCTTCAAGAAGGTGTTTGACGATGCACTGCCGATCGTCAG carries:
- a CDS encoding heme-binding protein, whose product is MSGITESMALVALKAGLEKAAELGEPSSVSIVDAGGNLIAFARSDGAPFGVGDIAINKAYTSAAFQCRTEELYEDAQPGGDTYGVEVTGNTRPYVLFGGGIPIMRDGVCVGAVGVSGGPVSADLQISAAMAETLQG
- a CDS encoding SDR family oxidoreductase, with the protein product MNDVAKAIAGSVSAIIPDRFRDKVAIVTGGASGMGRAQAVRLAAEGASVAILDINDEGGRRTVDDINAAGGKAAYERTDVTSADQIEAGLAHVRERYGPANLLFNNAGTLVVSGYTDTTEEEFDRVMDTNVRSTFMVTKRVIPQLIEQSGGSIVIMSSVSAVRGFPLEAIYGVSKAAVQALMMNIAVEYREQGIRCNAVCPAFVNTPHGMREIDAFKALGIDWSDDDIRAAQLRICEPEDVSNVALFLASDDAGSLNGVAINVDNGWMAKA
- a CDS encoding sulfatase-like hydrolase/transferase, translated to MWMVSDHQPHGNRGRTAMSFAVQSRMAREGTRFVQARTVLPVCSPARAPMLTGVYPHRHGLTENDGRFGGRAELDRDAWLVHHPLTEAGYRCAWFGKWHLDQQRSAQAYGFEGFSLPGYGYPYSSPAYRDYLDRAGITTPVARVEMPGESGRQIGSKIALVEMDDWFDFEAGVSRLDGPAEAHEAYFVASLASDWIRAIGDEPFFLRVDPWGPHPPYLLAPPYCAAIDQIDGQADLPLNVTMCLERRPAHHRSYRDYWQNMLRLHREGWRCMGAAALAHAALVEAALATVLEALDESGVADDTIVIFTADHGDAVASNGGVANKGGLMVEETMRVPLLIRGLGFEPGDVCDTLVSNMDIAPTILEFCGLSCGADMDGQSLVGIANGDTTSRRQGLLTEHYGLHERVVQRAFYEDHWKLVAQQDGFQELYNLETDPYEMNNLADSPAQIETLRHMRSGLVEAAIASDDKEIGLFKNLDTEHSS
- a CDS encoding aldehyde dehydrogenase family protein; translated protein: MAENIADITSAATLLEARLPADGVAACFIDGRWHWPESGDTLTVENPSRRAPLAKIGRGTAREVDLAVDAATAAFPAWRALAASERGRMLTELGERLIADAEEVARLLAAETGNAIKTQSRGEVMGAAGVLKYYGGVSVEQKGETLPLGPGIFSYSTREPHGVVGSIIPWNSPLQLGAVKISMALATGNTLVLKPAEDAPLAVLRLVEMAADIFPPGVFNVVTGLGEEAGAALARHPGVAKVSFTGSSEVGKLIAHAAADRIANVTLELGGKSPCIVFPDAAEEPHLDQTVSGIINAMRFARQGQSCTAGSRLFVHRSVWDTIMPRVAEAAAAMKVGDALDPDADIGAVINGERYGAIRAYVAEAEASGAAFLTGATPPDDPPGYQPIPTVITGLDNTWRIAREEVFGPVLVAIPWDDEAEVVAMANDTHYGLAAFIFTRDAATIIRMSRAIDAGWVQVNQGGGQIPGMSYGGTKQSGIGSEYSIEGALEAYTFRKCVTIAVDP
- the mmsB gene encoding 3-hydroxyisobutyrate dehydrogenase, translated to MKAVAFIGLGVMGLPMSKNLVARGLDVLGCDIAGPSRDALVAAGGRATAPEALSFDGCEAVITMLPEGAHVLDVYESTVFPLATPDMVLIDCSTIDVETTRSLATEAAAKGLAMIDAPVSGGHAAAGIGQLSFMIGGDDGAVARARPLLEEMGTKLQHFGASGAGQAAKACHNMICGITAMAVCEGYALSQALGLDAKQFHALCKGAAAQSWTLENRCPIPGVAANVPSSNDYQPGFAARLMAKDLRLAQTAAKAVGQETPFGAEAAQRFTDFAAGDDGDLDFSAYYRTLRPES
- a CDS encoding FAD-binding oxidoreductase; translation: MTGESSLWRHTVGSPSPVPSLSSDIAADVVVVGGGFTGCSAALHLADAGANVCVLEARTVGYGGSGRNVGLVNAGLWLPPDSVEEQLGKEIGSRLNNALAGAPAEVFALIERFGISCEATRHGTLHCAHSRRGLADLQRRHEQQRARQAPVDLLDADETASRTGTTRFHGALLDRRAGTIQPLGYVKGLARAATAAGARLFEGSPVTHVHHDGANWIAQTAGGRVTAKHLIQATNAYDTRNGQPATYTPVHYFQCATAPLGGEQGRHVLPGGEGCWDTDTVMSSFRRDTAGRLIIGAVGNLDSFGGEVHKDWARRKLRELYPELSHMDFEHAWYGRIAMTADHLPRVSRLGPNAVGIYGYSGRGIGPGTVFGKAAATWVSSGDESAFPLPIKDLHHERFSTVKALYYESGATLVHLAKARAAGRASTPTGDR
- a CDS encoding NAD(P)-binding domain-containing protein; translation: MSVGIIGLGNMGAAIAEASIRAGHDLAVWNRTSERAQAFEGRAMVADSLGDLVAKADLLVWVLLDYETTEGVLRSSGIEGDMAGKTVVQLCSGTPEEARAFGKTVRALGADYLDGKIFTYPARVGDAMSRFAYSGDKAVYERSAKVLEAYGGRSAWLGADDGFAAAADLAWLSYLYGSMSGLFQGLAFTRAEGLPDDAVFGSVPSWLVEIDAEAAYSKQLVDRGDFHGSQAALDVHLAAMQHLLETARASGISHAFPAMIAEVFGEAVKRGYGDQEITGGLDVFCKP
- a CDS encoding selenocysteine synthase, translated to MTADRFGNRIDPSVGYARGALIRSSADEVRRLRHGQSLAGARVMDQGADSIGIFTGNSRAFPLVGDDVSVLCEEWIGPGLFKDRLRDVAVAHLGGGGDDDAAVFNRTSAGLVASVLALSDKRPVVSVVPDGDRSHASVMRGCRLAGVPLVEVEGSSDCADAIDKHRPGLVVVTTVTSALNRLDDARSESAVAAANEGGAVTLLDEAYGARLRPVLHDGAPGLSLGADLSITNADKAGLAGPRAGVMAGSTDALIPVVAQAAELGMEARAPVAAGAMRSLESFDPTMLLDEARDGRAIADVLAGMFGEDVVQRSDLGPMIDEEDVHAIVMARADIERTAIVPAEMTAALGMLLLRDHGVLTTNSHGQPGGRVSLRLKPTPGAVARVGGAAVLGDAVSSAIDVVAEKIGDPGWFARLMFGDDA